Genomic DNA from Maylandia zebra isolate NMK-2024a linkage group LG17, Mzebra_GT3a, whole genome shotgun sequence:
TCGCTGAATAAGGAGCAGATAAGCTGTGTTTGTGCAGCGTTTGTCCACTAAACAGATTTAACTGCATTTTACAAACTGAGTTAACTGAGGataatttttgttttacatttttcctgAAAAACTTTCACATCAACACATGAGACTCAAAGTATTATATTTTTTAGGAAGTGATTGAAGCTCAAGATAAAACAATTGGCAATCTTCTGAAAGCTGTGAAGGAGCAACATGATCAGCTGGACTACCAgaaaataaagattaaaaacCTGGAGGAAAAGGTACTTGTAGTAGAAATCATTATATTTTGCCTTTCAAGGGAAAATATCTGAAATCACTGAGAATCTAATTTGTTACATTACCAATGCACATTCTGTTTAAACTATAtataaaactatttaaaatgaGTGACTCACTTGCATCTCCTGCAGCTCAGCTATGAGAGTTTTCAAGATACAGCTGATAAACTAATGGACTCTGACTACGAAACTCTTGATATGTTTGAATATCTGAAAGGAAACTCAACTGGCCTGGAAACAAGTGGTAATTACTTAATATACTCAAATATCTTTCTAAATGCCAAACTTACTTAAATAAAAGTAGAGTTAAGGAATTAATTTGGCTTTTCTacactgttatttttttcagattttcccATGGACTGCACTGACGTGTTTAACAAAGGAGAAACAAATAGTGGTGTCTACGTTATCAAACCAAACCAATCAGAGCCGTTCAACGTTTTCTGTGAAATGAGTTCAGGTGGGTAAGCAATCTTGAGTTCTCATCAAAGACGTCCAAATACCATTTCTGCATTCACAAGCACTGACATTTTTTAGATAACACACTGGCATTTATGATTTCTACAATGACTGaggaaagagcaaaaaaaaaaaaaaaaaagaaaagaaaagaaaaaaaaaaagaaaaaaaaagttgataaCCTACTCACATTATTTATGACAAAACTTTTACATTccctgaaatatttatttattcttttacagAAGGGGGTTCAACAGTCATCCAGCGCAGGGTTGATGGTTCGGTGGATTTTGATCAGACATGGGAAAAGTACGAAAAAGGTTTTGGAGATCTAGAAAGTGAGTACACTTTATGgtttaaatttttaaataaaatattctatttttagaattaacAGAAAAAATGACAGTCTTTACTCGTAATAAACATTCATTTTTCACAAATGTCATGGCAtattcaggaaaaaaatatatactgaAAGTAGCAGAAAACAATAGGGGATGAcacaatataaagaaaaagcCATAATCAACTGATCAGAACAGTTCCTAAATATTTTCTATTAAAGTAGAAAATCTATTGTGTCAGCAGTGTCTTGGTTGCAGGAGCATTTGTAAGTGCTCCCTATAGCCTTGGTCACAGGAAACAATAATTGTCAGATATCAGCCCTGAACGACTTCCTGTATTATCCGAGCACACAGCCAGTTTGGCAGCCTTCCCTACAGCACTTGGTATGCTCATACAAGCACTCATAACCCATTTACAACAAAAAGGCTCTTCATCTGCAAAAGATGAGTTTCAACCTTCTTTCACAGCTACCTGCCTAATGATTACAACCCACATGCTACTAACAGCATGCTTTTAATACCTGGTTGACCCAAAGTCTGCTGGAAGTTAATTACAATTTTCAAACCATTATAAGATGAACTGAGACTTCAGAGTTTCTGAGATTTGTTTTTcctacaaataaacaaaataaatttgaTTTGTCACACAGAGGACTTCTGGCTGGGCCTAAAAAAGATTCACAGCATTACACAGGAAGGTGTTTACATCCTTCGCGTTGATTTGGAGGACTGGAAGGAGGAAAAACACTGGGCTGAATACCGCTTCTCACTGGAAGGTCCCTCCAAGGACTATAGTCTACGTGTCAGCCATTTCTCAGGTGACCTGCCTGATACCATGGCCAACTGCACCGGCATGAGATTTgccacaaaagacaaaaacacagacagcaaccAAAACTCCAACTGTGCACGCAGCTCCACAGGTACAATCCCAAGTCACGGTATCTTGGAATGTTTCTCCAccatagtaataaaataaataattatctctgatgaagacatttttttctaaacaagACAAAATCACATAGCTAAGACTGATATATGCTGATATAATTTCCTATCTTGACTCCCTGGCAGGTGGCTGGTGGCTCAATGCTTGCGGTGAAACCAACCTTAATGCAAGGCATGTGTGGCTGAGACCAAAGGGGCGCTTGATGAGGAGGAAGGGCATTCACTGGAGGCCAACCACAGGCTCTTCCTACTCACTCAAGATGACCAAAATCTCCATTCGACAAGCTTCAACTGCTGATATCTCCAACTGAGCCCCCTGTCCACACACTATATAATACTATTGGCTTTTTTCCCAATACACGGACATCCAAAAAGTTCAACAGGAGGGGGAAGTGACATAACACAGGCCTTCCATATGTCCAGTCTTAATTCACCCACATCATTGAGCAGATTCCTCCCTAACATTATTCGGCCATTGGTTAGTGCTCACCACCAGATAGCAGAACAAAAAAATGTCAGACGTCAGCAAATGCCGACCTGTTGCACCGTGGCACACAGGTTGTTAACCTACTGTGTCTGATCAGACAAGGACAGTAAGTAGAACTGTCATTATGCAACATTTGTCATCGCTTGCAAAACAGACATATTGATCCACATCAGCAACCTAATTCAGAATTGATTGCAAAGCAATACATTGCAGTGATATAACAGCAAATGAGGTTTCTGAGAATAGACTACAATTTTGAAACCCACACTGCTTAACAACCATTAAGGTGAACTTGGATACATTtatgacaacaacaaaacaaggtaTTTTAAAGTATGTTTGGAAGAACTACATGTTCAAAGTGGCTAAAGGGACAAATACCAACAGATTACTACATAAAGCATGCAAGTTATGCAAGTCAAGGTAAAAAGATCATCTCCTGCTTCTGAAAAAAGTCCACTACAAACTAGAAAGCTTTAGACAGCgcactgatttttctttttcttattcttttatattttttttattctgtatttaaactatgatatgatatgatttaTGCAGGTACCGCTAGAAAATGATAATTTCTGTGTGTTTCCTACATTATTGAGTCATATTGACTTTTGCTCATTATTACAAAATAACCAACTGTACTGTAAAGGTTTTCATACTAACACATCACTGTGAGAAGCAGCTTAGTGTGCTAAAATCATATTTATGAGGCCAAAAATAAATCTAcctgtataaaaacaaaacaaaactatggTACTATTTCTTTGTTTGATTTTGTCTTGAACCAAATGGAGTTAAATAAGTAAAGAGGACATGTTGAAAGGTTGACACACTAATGAAAATGAGATCTAAGGAATAAAACCACTCCACTTAACTCAGTTCGGCTAACTATCAGTCACAGGCCAATTGCATCTGCAGACAGTCAGGCCCTGTCAGCACCTGTCTGGTAACGTCTGGATGTAATCACCTAATATTGGTCTATCAAAATATACtgctcaaagaaaaaaaaagaacaaactgaAAATCTTTACTGATATAGACTCATGTAACAATAGTAAATTCATACTTCATGTAATCCCTTGAAGTTTTCAGCAGTACAACATTGTATGCTAACATAAAATGTTCTGGATGgaacacaacagaaaaaatggcaggtgtaattttttaaatactcCTTACATAGTTTATACTGCACAGTAATATAAATCCTGTCAACGCTGTTTCATATtttctaattattattaattattattattaataattattattaatttattttaacccTTAAATaacccttttttgtttttaattcactttAGCTTCAATTAGTTTCCAGATTGGAATTTCTTGtttcacttcagtttttattgtttgaaaatgttaaggttttttttttccatatatttttattgaaattttTTATAGTACAATACAAACAAATGTTGAACaccctcacattcacacacccaTCCATACATCAAACCTGCCTACATCACATTCAAATGTAGAAATGAGCATAGTTCTCACagtaatacaaaaatacaatggGTTAGGATAGACTAAATGTTAAGTTTTACTTCATTTTTGATTAATTTCAGCGTTAGTTTTGGTCTTTAAAATTATTACTGAATAAAGGGCAAATGTCAGAGGCTAAGATTGAGGACAATCAGAaaagatattaaaataaaaacacactttttgACTGCGAGTTGACTCACAGCCTTGTAGACACTGCAGGTCTCAATAAACACATCCatcaataaaatacattttttaaccaGTGAGCTAAAGAGTGAAGTAGTATTTAGATGTTGAGTTAAGTACAAACTGGTTTgaaattcattttttgtgtaatcTCGATGTcaaacagacaaataaacaaCCATTAAGACATTATTCATTCACtacagatgtttttttctgtaccTGTATATGGTGTTCGGCACATAGACGTCCCTGGCAGGAAACTCAAGGATCTCCCTGGTGGGACGCACCCTGCTGTCTGGGTAAGGCTTAACCTGCAGGAGGTCAGGGGTCAAGCAGTAGTGGGGGTTCTCCGGAGCTGGAGAAATGTCCAGCTTCAACTGGGCTGTGGTGAGTGTGTGAGTAGTCAGAGGAAGGGGAAAGGAGTGTTAAAGAAAGAGCAAAGAATCATTTTCAGATTTCAAATCAGGACAATCAAAGGAAAGCATAAATTCCACTTTTAAGTACCTGTGATAGGTCTGAGTCTCCTCAGCACTGAAGACGGTCTTCTCATATCAGCTAAGAACTTATACAAATCTTCATCACTAAGTCTGTCTCCCTCCTAAAATAACATGTAGAATaaaaaaccatgagaaaatgACAAAGGGAAGGAAAAGTAATCTAATACTAATAATCTACTATCGTGTGAGCAAGCACATTCACATGGACCTGTTTAAAGAAGTTGGTGATGGTAAGTGTTGCAGGTCTAAAACCTGTCAGGCTACATGATTCATCTCCACTTGTGGTTCTCTCCAGAGAACGCCTTCCCATAATGCTCGAGTTCCTCCGTTCAGACCATGAGCCTTTCCTCTCTAAAAAgatacaacaaaaacaaactcaacATTTTAAAGCccacatttattttccactctgAACATGCAGACATTGTTCTAATCTGCCATAGCAACAGAAGGCTGTCGCCACCAGTCAGCATCAAAGATAACCTCTAAGGTCAAAGGGTAGTCAAACACCAAGGGTCACAGTAAAAATAACACAGCAGGGATCAATATGATGTTGCCCTGTTTGTTTCTAAAGCACGCCAATTTACTGAAATGTCCATGCACCTAATGCATGACTGCCATGTCTGTTATGGTCTCTTCAACTAGACCATGTGTGACATGGAAAGTGGGCATAAAAAACActggcatgttttttttcctactcACTGGAACTTTTGATATCATTCTGAGATACATGGTCAACGTCTACAATTACAGTTAGAAAGCTTGCATTAAAAGAAGATGGTTAGACCTGAGAGGCTCATCTCTAGCTCTGTATCTCTCTCCAGGCTGCCTGCACTGTTAACAATGTTCATTAGATGGATGGCGGTCCACGCAAAGGGCATTCGGTAGCGCCCCAGACGTTGGCAGAACTGCTCTGACTGGCCTCGAAgcttctccagcttctccttgttctataaaaaaatagaaatgttaACGTAAATACAGGGTTTGTGGTACATTAACAATGAATCagaattctttttgttttaatttttattcactgcaacaAAATTAGGAGATGACCATGAAAAGGAATGTACTTTTAAATGAGTACTTGCAGTTGCAGAAACAgtaatgaataaaaacatttattatgaCATCACATATAACTGAAATACATCTGAGACTGAGCTTTCGTGGTATTCATCATTTAATTCACTCTCATTGTACCTTGGCAGCGTCTGACTCTTTGAAGACCATATAGGGCTCTGCGCACTCTCCAATATCACCCTGCTGCAGTACTTTTTCCAGCTGTtgacaaagcaaacacagcctTCAGTAACTACACTCACGTGCAGTGAAACAGGTCAGAAGATGGGTGTCAAATTGTGAAAGGACAGCAGGTTTCTTCAATTAAGCTTTATCTTTCATACTAAGTCAAACACTGCAATGAAAAACTGTccagtgtttgttttggttgATGTAATGTATTCTGGTGCTATCAAAGAGGGACAATAAGTCAAGGTTTTACTTGTAATTTATTCAAAGACATTTCTGTAAGAGAAACATAAAGCCTCAAGTACCCTTATACTGATGGCGTTGCATAATCATGGATATCTAACATTCAGGGAAACCCGCTATTAGTACTCTTTTACGTATTACAAAACAAAAGTTGACAAGAGAGATGAAATTCTAGCATGACTGTTTCACCTTGATGACTAGGAAGACATCCTGGGAGGGGTAGGTAATGGAGAATATGGCAGAGCGAGCCAGCGTGGAGATGGCTGCTGTCTGAATGTGAGGACGCAGCATCGCTTTTGTCTGCTCAGAGTTTAGGTCAAAGAAAAAGTTTTCTGATATCTGAAGGACACATGAAACAGACACACGGATAATTATTATTTGACCAAAACACCTGTTAAATGTAATCATAGCACTACGCCATCACaactattattatttaattgtaaTTTCTGATGACTCTATTACTAAAGCATGGCTTCTTGCTCGTGGAGGCTGGCAAACATGTTAACATCTCAGTGATGAATAAGCCACCAGAGAAATTTATGGAGCCGTGAAGCGGCATTATATATGAGAGATCTACTTATCAAGGCATCTGCTACCCTCTAGTGTTTGTTAGCTAAAAGGGAACAGAAAGAAGCGGCACTAGATAAGGTTGTTCAGATATATACATAGTTCCAGAGTATGATTTAACGGCATTCCCAAAAACATAACAGGCCCACAACATAAAATTTAATAGCCCACTCATCAAATTCGTTTGGCCTCCCAACGATTTTAACGGTTTGCAAAAGTGACCCAACAACTCAGAGCTGAGGAGGCACTGAGTAAAGCATAACAGcttacctttttcttttccttgacATCATATAAGGCCAAACTAGCAAATATGGGTTCAATTTCGATCTCAAACCTTCAAGGTGGAGAGAAAAAGGAGTGGATCAGCAGAAAGCAGCAGTTAAATAAAAGAGCTACATggcgtttttttcttttctgaaaaAGGCCGTCTACCACTTACTTCAAGGACAAGCACTTGACGAGTAGCCTCTGTCCAAAGTGTTCTTTAGGTACTTCAGGCACACAGTGGCGCTCAACGGGCTCCTcctacacattcacacaaacgtgtggggttaaaaaaaaaaagactgaattgCACAATAATTTTATCAGTTatgtaaaactgtttaaactaTAAATTTAATGGAGACTAGCAGAAAAGGTTTTAAGGATATGGAAAGGTGCTTACTGTACCTCATCGAGGGCGGGGTGCAGAGCAAAGAGTTCACGGTGGCGGTTGGCCTTGCGCTGGTCTTCGTTATGCCGGTCAATCTCCTCATTGGGGGCACGGTCAAGGAGGTGAGGAAGCAGGGCATCGGGGAGGGAATTCTTCAAGTCAAAAATGCTACAGGCCCAGCTACCCCTCGGAGTGTCATCGATAGACATTGACCGTCGCTTCAAGTCATCCTGCAATACAACCAATGCAAAAAAGACAGACTAGCATATACACTGTGGGACTGTTTTAAACCTGTATCTTGATATTGTCAATCTGAAATTAACACACATCATTCAGGTTAATTATTTtcctaatgaaaaaaaaaggataccTGGTCATCCTGGTAACTGCTGCTGTCTGGCATCTCATCAGCTTCAAACACCTGTTTGGGGAGGCCTTTCTGGCGCTCCTTCTGCTTGTCCAGAGTGTTGGGATTAAAGCCAGTACCAAGCTTATGATATCTGAAGGAACAAGCCATTACTTAGAACACTTTAATTCATTTACTAATATTATTTCAGGATTATTATGTGTATTTTAAGAATATTTTCACATGGTGAAGCCTTACTTTCTATTGACGACTGCCCAGTCTTCTGTGTAGGATCTGACGCAGTCTCTAACATGAGGATCAGTGTCCCTGCAGCCAGACAAACATAATCAACCAAACAAACATTATTTTAACAGCAGAGTCAGACTCTAAATGCAGGCTTACTGATATGGATGGCAGACCATTAAATGTGttgaaataaatacatctttCTGGTATATCACACGCTGAAGCACACTTGTAATGCTTCTGCCATCTCTTCTGAAATACTAAGAGCCAGCAGTACATTAAGTAAAGACATTAAGcccacatacagtggggcaaaaaagtatttagtcagccaccaattgtgcaagttcccccacctaaaatgatgacagaggtcagtaatttgcaccagaggtacacttcaactgtgagagacagaatgtgaaaaaaaaatccatgaatccacatggtaggatttgtaaagaatttattcgtaaatcagggtggaaaataagtatttggtcaataacaaaaatacaactcaatactttgtaacataacctttgttggcaataacagaggtcaaacgtttactataggtctttaccaggtttgcacacacagtagctggtattttggcccattcctccatgcagatcttctcgagagcagtgatgttttggggctgtcgccgagcaacatggactttcaactcccgccacagattttctatggggttgaggtctggagactggctaggccactccaggactttcaaatgcttcttacggagccactcctttgttgcccgggcagtgtgttttggatcattgtcatgttggaagacccagcctcgtttcatcttcaaagttctcactgatggaagg
This window encodes:
- the angptl3 gene encoding angiopoietin-related protein 3, yielding MKVFFLLLVLTSSTVAAPLEASGRQEHPTLPSQASTIAPIQPEPRSRFAMLDDVRLLANGLLQLGQSLREFVHKTKAQINDIFQKLNIFDRSFYQLSVVTSEIKEEEEELKKTTSYLKANNEEIKNLSLEINSKINNILQERTQLQSKVGNLEERLKGLSQSMVPADQLSEITSLKEVIEAQDKTIGNLLKAVKEQHDQLDYQKIKIKNLEEKLSYESFQDTADKLMDSDYETLDMFEYLKGNSTGLETSDFPMDCTDVFNKGETNSGVYVIKPNQSEPFNVFCEMSSEGGSTVIQRRVDGSVDFDQTWEKYEKGFGDLEKDFWLGLKKIHSITQEGVYILRVDLEDWKEEKHWAEYRFSLEGPSKDYSLRVSHFSGDLPDTMANCTGMRFATKDKNTDSNQNSNCARSSTGGWWLNACGETNLNARHVWLRPKGRLMRRKGIHWRPTTGSSYSLKMTKISIRQASTADISN